Within Caloramator mitchellensis, the genomic segment TTAATACAAGTGGGTCCCCGCCTGCTTGTCTTATGAATTCAAACAATTGAACTGTAGTATTTCCATCGAATACTGCCTTAATACCAACTTTGCCTACCTTTTCCTTTTCTTTTAATGTTTTAGCTACATTTAATAATTCGTCCCAATTTGTTGGAGGCTTTAGTCCATATTGACTTAACTTTGCTTCGTTATAGAAATTAATTTCAACGTTTGGTCTGAATGGGAAGAAGTATAGCTTTCCATCAAATTCTCCAACTGAAACAAGAGAAGGAATTATTTCTGCTGGAATTCTGCTTCTGAATTCTGAAATATCTTCAACAAGTCCCTTATCTACAAGTGGAGCAAGTGCCATATTGTCCTGAGCAATAAGGTCTATTTCTGTTTTTCCTGCTTGCTTCATAGCTTCAAGCTTTTTAACAACGTCGCCTGATTCTACTTGAACAGCTTCAATCTTGCAGTTGTTAGCCTGTTCGAATGCTGGGAAAATATCTTCCCTCATAACCTTCCATTCTTCTTCTCCAAGACCCATTGTGATTCTTAGAGTTGTTGGCTCTGCTGGCTTTTCAGCTTCTTTTTTGCTGCAGCCTGCAAATAAACTCATAACTAAAGATACAGATAGTAGAATAGCAATAAGTTTTTTGAGTTTCATCTATAATCCCCCTTTAATATTTATTTTAACTGCACATGGCAGTTTTTAACCCTTTATCGCACCGCCTAGGTAATCCGACCTTATATATCTTTGCAGTGCAAAAGTAATTATTAAAACAGGAATTGTTAGTATAGTTGAATATGCAGCCTGCTGGAAGAAACCACCTCTTAAAACATAGTAGTAAATCTGTAAAGGCAACGTCTTTGTTGTTAGCGAAAGATATAGTGCGTAGGTGAATTCATTCCATGAATTAAGCCATGTAAACATCGCAGCTACCGCAAGCCCTGGAGCAGCTACTGGCAATACTATTTTTAATAAAGTTCTTATTCTGCCCGCACCATCGATTGATGCCGCCTCCTCCAAGTCCAATGGAATCGTTTCAAATGTTGAAACTAAAATCCACGCTATAAATGGCAGCTGTTCTATAAGATGTGCAAGCACCAACCCTATATTTTTATCGAGCAAATTCCATTTTAAAAATGTTACAGAAATAGGAAGTGCAATTCCTACGTTTGGAAACATTCTTGTAAAGAAAAGTGTTAGTATTATTCCATATTTTATTTTTCTATCAAACCTTGAAATAGCATAGGAAGCAGGTGCAGAAACAATTAACGCTAAAATCATAGTCAATGTCGCCACTATAAAACTCTTGTAGAGGGGAGGCCACAAGTTACCCGACTTAAACACCTGCTCCCAATGTTTAAACTCAAACCTTGTAATTAAAAATTTAGGGCTGGAAGTTAAAACATCTTCCGGAACTGCAAACGATACCCTAAATAGTATATATACAGGAATTATCATAAATAAAACAATGATTATTATTCCCATGTAAAACATCGATTTACCAAGTAATTTATTATTTGCCATGTCTTACTCCCTCCCCTCGGTCAACGATTCTGAAGTATAAGAACATAAATATTATTATAATCAGCAATAGAATAGTAGACGAAGCCGCTGAAGCATTTAAGTTGTTGTATGAGTATTCATCATAGGCATATGTTGCAAGGAATGGAGTAACTCTTCCTGCAAGTATTTTTGGAAGTTCAAATATTCTAAATGAGTCAACTGCTCTTAAAATCATGGTCATAGTTATAGATGGCTTTAATAAAGGCAATGTAACGCTAAAAAATGTCTGAGTTTTCGATGCCCCATCGATTGCACTTGCCTCATAAACTTCTGATGGAATCGATTCCAAACCAGCCAAAAGCAAAAGCACCACTACCGGCAGTACCTTCCATGAGTCTGCAATTGCAATAACAAATATATTTTTTATCCCCCCCGAAGTCCACGCTATAGGCTTTGATATTATTCCTAACGTATAGAGCAATTTGTTTAAGTAACCCTGTGTTCCAAATATATAAAGTAGAGTAACACCAGAAACAAGGGTCGGAACACCCATCGGAAGTAAAACTAAAGATCTTACAAGTCCCTTTCCTCTAAATTCATACTTTAGTGCCATTGCAATAAAAAGACCAACCACAAGTTGAAAAGTTAAACCAACAAACGTAACTGCAATCGTGTTAAATATTGCCATCCTAAAATCCTTTTTAGCAAACAAATATTGATAAGTAGTAATTCCAATTGCCCCTGTATCTTTATCCTGGAAGCTCAGAAGAATAGTTTTAAATATTGGTAAAATAGTAAATCCAAGAATATACAGTGCAAGTGGAAGTATTAGAATGATTTCAAAGGCATTTTTTTTCAAAAACTTCATTCTCAATCCCCCTTTAATTTGCATGAGCTTCTTTCAACTAGTTCAAACTCAAGAACTTCTCCTTTTTCTATTTCTTCACCCTGTATTAGCTTTAATAGTTTTTCCATCCCCTTAGCTCCCATTTCGTATCTCGGCTGCTTAATGGTAGTAATTGGAGGATAAAAATACTGTGCAAGTTCTATTCCATCGAATCCAATAAGCGAAAAATCATCGGGTATTTTAAATCCGTGCTGCATTGCACATGAGGCAGCACCAACTGCCATAGTATCCGATGCAGCAAATATTGCACTAGGCTTGTCTTTTAATTTAATAATCTTTAGCATATTTTGAAAGCCGCTTTTGAATTTATAATCTCCATGAAAAATATAATCTTCCCTGACTGCAATTTTATTTTCTGTTAGTGCTCTTTTATATCCTTCTATTCTTGGGATACCAGCATTAGGATCATCGTTTTTACCTGCAAGCATTGCAATTTTATTGTGCCCGAGCTTAATCAGATACTCGGTAGCCTTATAAGCAGCTTCTTCATTATCTATAGTAACGCTGTGGAATTCTTCGTTTTTGTCCTTGGTTGCAATTAAAACAACCGGAATATTAATTTTTCTAAAATCCTTTTTCAATTTATCGTTTATCGTATTACTGATAAATAAAATGCCATCCACTTTCTTTTCCTTTAAAGTGATTAATGCTTCTTTTTCCTTTTCTCTTTTTAAATCTGTATTTAAAAGGATTATATTATATTTATATTTATTGGCAATATCCTCTATTCCTCTAACTATATCAGAATAAAAGGCACTTGAAATATCTGGAATCATAACCCCAATTGAATTAGTAGATTTAATCTTTAAACTTCTTGCTATAGCATTTGGATTATAATCAAGTTCCTTGATTGCTTCTAATACCTTTTTTTTAGTTTCCTCTGATACCGAAGGGTGATTATTCAATACCCTTGATACAGTTCCTAATCCTACCCCTGCTTTTTTGGCTACATCCTTTATTGTAGCTGTCATTTTATCACCTCTTGGAAACGTTTCCTAAAATGATATTATCACAATTTTTTATAAATTGCAATATTTTTGTTTTCTTAAAATAAGTTTTGTATTATAATATGAATAGTTTTATTTGGGAAATATTTTGAAGTTTATCTAATCACTGTTACTTCGGAGGAACAAGTATGAGCATAATTAATAAAATATTGATATATATCACCATTACAGTTACATCAGTTTTATTATTTATAATAGGTGCATCAAATTATTTTATCCTTGAACCAATTTATAAATTAGAAGATTCAATTGCAAATTCTGATATAAAAAGGTTAAACAGGCACGTTAACAATGAACTCAATTTGATATATAATTTATCCTTAGATTATTCAAAATGGGATGAAACCTATAACTTTGTGATTAATAAAAATACCGATTACATAACATCTAACTATTATTACGATATATCTTTTGATAAAAACGGAATTAATTTTATATTTATAACGGATAGAAATGGAAATATATTATATGAAAGATATAACCAAAATAGCAATATGGATATTCAATTAAATAAGTCAATTAATCATTCTATTAAACCTATCCTGGAAGAATTTATAATAAAAAATACCGCTGATTCTTCTGGAATAAATTTTATTAATAACACACCGGTTTTGTTAAGCATTCAAAAAATAACAAAAAGCGATGATTATGATAACTATAATGGTTACTATATTGTGGGAAAATATATAAACCCTGAAGAAATTGAAGAAATCAAGAATGCAACCGCACTGGATATTAACTCTATATTAAGTTCTAGCATTATTGAAAATAAGACAATTAAGGATTATGATACTATAACAGCTTATTTAAGTTTTAAAGATGTATTAAACAAGCCATCCTCAACATTTATCCTCGAAATAAACAGGCAATATTATTTAGAAACGCTTAAAAATCTTAAAATACTATTAATATTATATTTATTATTTGTAGGTCTTGTTGTAAGCGTACTGTTATATAAGTTAAAAAAAGATGTATTCAATCGAATTCTCCATATTCAAAATATCATAAATAATATAACAAAAACATCAAATTATTCATTGAGAATACCTGTAAAAGGTAAGGATGAAATTGCACTTTTTTCAAAAAATATAAATCTAATGCTTGATAACCTTCATGAATCCAATGAAAAGTTAAGAGAAAGCATTGATGAAATATACCATCTTGCATATTTTGACCAACTGACCCAGATGCCAAATAGGCAACACTCAATGAGTCAAATAGATACTTTGATAAAGAAAAATATTAAATTTACTACGTTCCTTATAGATATAGACAATTTCAAAAATATAAACGATGTCTATGGTCATGATTTTGGGGACATAATAATTAAATATATCGCAAAGCGCATAAGAACTTTATTTAAACGAAATGCATTTATTTCAAGGATTGGCGGTGATGAATTTCTTCTAATATTTGAAAATCTTCATGGAACATATAGGATTCAAAATGCAATCAATGATATAATTGGTATTTTTGAAAAACCTCTTCATTTTAAGAATGAAAATTTATTTGTGAGCGCATCAATTGGAATTGCTGAATTTCCTAAGGATGCAAATTCAATGCAAGCAATATTAAAAAACGCTGAAATTGCAATGTATGAAGCCAAGAAAAATAAAACAAAATATTGTTACTTTGATCCATCTATGAATGAAAAGGCCATGACAAATGTATATCTTATAAACAATTTGAAGCAAGCACTTGAAAACGAAGAATTTTTAATCAACTACCAACCTATTTATAATATAAATGAGAACAAAGTAACTGGAGCTGAGGGATTAATCAGGTGGAGAAAGGGCGATAAAATAATACCTCCAAATCAATTTGTCCCCATAGCAAAAGAATTAGGTCTAATTGTAGATATAGATAACTGGGTATTAAAGGAGTCATGTAAGCAATGCAAAGTTTGGCATGAAATGGGATATAAGGATTTTACTATTTCAGTTAATACTTCTTTTAAACAATTAATAGATAGTAACTTTATAAGCTATATAGAAAATACATTAAAAGAATTAAATCTTGAACCAAATAGCCTTATATTAGAAATCACAGAAGATGAGGCTCTTGAAGATATTGACAGAGTGGCTGATATATTGAATAAAATAAAGAGACTTGGAGTTAAAATTGCAATAGACGATTTTGGGACAGGATATTCTTCTCTTATATATATAAGCAGACTCCCTATCGACTTAATAAAGGTAGATAGGTCTCTTATAAACGACATAGAAAACACTAAAAATCTTGAAATAATAAAATCTATAGCCCATCTTGCAAAAGCACTTGATATTTCAATTATAGTCGAAGGTGTTGAAAACGAAAGACAGCTTGTAGTGTTAAAACATTTTAACATAGACAAAATTCAGGGCTACTTTATTGGAAAGCCAGTTGTAAAAACTGAATTTGAAAAAAATTTTTTAAAAAAGGCATAAATAAATCCCCACGAAATAATTCATGGGGGTTTAACTTATCATTATTTTTTAAGTGTTTCTGCGATTGCTGCAATATTCCCAAGCGTTGAAATTGCTTCATTAGGAAGAATGATTTTGTTTGCTGGGTTCTTGGCCATTTCTTGAAGGGCCTCAACCTGCTTTAGAGCAATTACAACTTCGTTAGTTCCAGATTCTATTATAGCTTTGTTTACAGTATTAATGGCTTCAGCCTGTGCAACTGCAATACGTTGAATTGCCATGGCTTTTCCTTCTGCTTCTAAGAGCTGTGCCTGCTTTTGTCCCTCAGCTCTTCTGATGTTTGCTTCCTTTTCAGCTTCCGCCTCAAGAATTCTTGCCTGTTTTAAACCTTCTGCCCTTGCAATGGAGCTTTGTTTTTCACCCTCTGCCTGAAGTATTGCTGCTCTTTTGTCTCTTTCTGCCTTCATCTGCTTTTCCATAGCCTGTTGAATCTCAGCAGGTGGAATTATATTCTTAATTTCAACTGAAAGTATCTTAATACCATAAGCATCTGTTATCTCATCTACAACCCGTAAAAGCTCATTGTTTATTTTGTCACGTCCTGATAAAACCTCATCAAGTGACATGTTACCAACAATGTTTCTCATATTAGTTATGGTTGAATATATAATACCCGACCTGTAATTTTCAATATTATAAATAGCTGATCTGGCATCCATAACCTTATAGAAAATTACGTTGTCGATAGATATCTTAACATTATCCTTTGTTATAACCGACTGTGGCTCAATATCAAGTATTTGCTGTTTTGTTGAAACCTTTGCACGAACAAAATCAGCTATTGGAATTAAAAAATGCCAGCCTGGCTCTAATATTCTGTGGAATTGTCCAAACCTTTCAACTACATAAAGATAACCAGTATTAACAACCCTGATTGCCGATACTATAATCATCAATACTATTAAACCTACAAAAATAAGAAAAATATTTGCAATAATGTTCATTTATATACCCCCTTCAACCTTTTCAACTAATATTTTATTGCCTTCAATGCCAACAATCTTAATTTTGTCTCCTTTTTTGATAACCCCG encodes:
- a CDS encoding sugar ABC transporter substrate-binding protein — its product is MKLKKLIAILLSVSLVMSLFAGCSKKEAEKPAEPTTLRITMGLGEEEWKVMREDIFPAFEQANNCKIEAVQVESGDVVKKLEAMKQAGKTEIDLIAQDNMALAPLVDKGLVEDISEFRSRIPAEIIPSLVSVGEFDGKLYFFPFRPNVEINFYNEAKLSQYGLKPPTNWDELLNVAKTLKEKEKVGKVGIKAVFDGNTTVQLFEFIRQAGGDPLVLNDEGSVKAYTFLKQLWPYLSPDSLKADWNTTNRFLAEESMYLAANWPFGVNVIVKDGGKKEIKAYGGFAGPVKASKVLGGDVLGIPVGSPNKELALKFIEYLMSKEVQEKLASKLAWPSARTDAYAQVEDWQKPYFDAINEAMKVAEPRPNLVYWADVDKAVNDALKEIVVDGKDVKATLDKYHNVIEEAKKKAGK
- a CDS encoding carbohydrate ABC transporter permease, whose translation is MANNKLLGKSMFYMGIIIIVLFMIIPVYILFRVSFAVPEDVLTSSPKFLITRFEFKHWEQVFKSGNLWPPLYKSFIVATLTMILALIVSAPASYAISRFDRKIKYGIILTLFFTRMFPNVGIALPISVTFLKWNLLDKNIGLVLAHLIEQLPFIAWILVSTFETIPLDLEEAASIDGAGRIRTLLKIVLPVAAPGLAVAAMFTWLNSWNEFTYALYLSLTTKTLPLQIYYYVLRGGFFQQAAYSTILTIPVLIITFALQRYIRSDYLGGAIKG
- a CDS encoding carbohydrate ABC transporter permease, whose translation is MKFLKKNAFEIILILPLALYILGFTILPIFKTILLSFQDKDTGAIGITTYQYLFAKKDFRMAIFNTIAVTFVGLTFQLVVGLFIAMALKYEFRGKGLVRSLVLLPMGVPTLVSGVTLLYIFGTQGYLNKLLYTLGIISKPIAWTSGGIKNIFVIAIADSWKVLPVVVLLLLAGLESIPSEVYEASAIDGASKTQTFFSVTLPLLKPSITMTMILRAVDSFRIFELPKILAGRVTPFLATYAYDEYSYNNLNASAASSTILLLIIIIFMFLYFRIVDRGEGVRHGK
- a CDS encoding LacI family DNA-binding transcriptional regulator — translated: MTATIKDVAKKAGVGLGTVSRVLNNHPSVSEETKKKVLEAIKELDYNPNAIARSLKIKSTNSIGVMIPDISSAFYSDIVRGIEDIANKYKYNIILLNTDLKREKEKEALITLKEKKVDGILFISNTINDKLKKDFRKINIPVVLIATKDKNEEFHSVTIDNEEAAYKATEYLIKLGHNKIAMLAGKNDDPNAGIPRIEGYKRALTENKIAVREDYIFHGDYKFKSGFQNMLKIIKLKDKPSAIFAASDTMAVGAASCAMQHGFKIPDDFSLIGFDGIELAQYFYPPITTIKQPRYEMGAKGMEKLLKLIQGEEIEKGEVLEFELVERSSCKLKGD
- a CDS encoding EAL domain-containing protein — protein: MSIINKILIYITITVTSVLLFIIGASNYFILEPIYKLEDSIANSDIKRLNRHVNNELNLIYNLSLDYSKWDETYNFVINKNTDYITSNYYYDISFDKNGINFIFITDRNGNILYERYNQNSNMDIQLNKSINHSIKPILEEFIIKNTADSSGINFINNTPVLLSIQKITKSDDYDNYNGYYIVGKYINPEEIEEIKNATALDINSILSSSIIENKTIKDYDTITAYLSFKDVLNKPSSTFILEINRQYYLETLKNLKILLILYLLFVGLVVSVLLYKLKKDVFNRILHIQNIINNITKTSNYSLRIPVKGKDEIALFSKNINLMLDNLHESNEKLRESIDEIYHLAYFDQLTQMPNRQHSMSQIDTLIKKNIKFTTFLIDIDNFKNINDVYGHDFGDIIIKYIAKRIRTLFKRNAFISRIGGDEFLLIFENLHGTYRIQNAINDIIGIFEKPLHFKNENLFVSASIGIAEFPKDANSMQAILKNAEIAMYEAKKNKTKYCYFDPSMNEKAMTNVYLINNLKQALENEEFLINYQPIYNINENKVTGAEGLIRWRKGDKIIPPNQFVPIAKELGLIVDIDNWVLKESCKQCKVWHEMGYKDFTISVNTSFKQLIDSNFISYIENTLKELNLEPNSLILEITEDEALEDIDRVADILNKIKRLGVKIAIDDFGTGYSSLIYISRLPIDLIKVDRSLINDIENTKNLEIIKSIAHLAKALDISIIVEGVENERQLVVLKHFNIDKIQGYFIGKPVVKTEFEKNFLKKA
- a CDS encoding SPFH domain-containing protein — its product is MNIIANIFLIFVGLIVLMIIVSAIRVVNTGYLYVVERFGQFHRILEPGWHFLIPIADFVRAKVSTKQQILDIEPQSVITKDNVKISIDNVIFYKVMDARSAIYNIENYRSGIIYSTITNMRNIVGNMSLDEVLSGRDKINNELLRVVDEITDAYGIKILSVEIKNIIPPAEIQQAMEKQMKAERDKRAAILQAEGEKQSSIARAEGLKQARILEAEAEKEANIRRAEGQKQAQLLEAEGKAMAIQRIAVAQAEAINTVNKAIIESGTNEVVIALKQVEALQEMAKNPANKIILPNEAISTLGNIAAIAETLKK